The Faecalibacterium prausnitzii genome includes a window with the following:
- the pfkB gene encoding 1-phosphofructokinase, which produces MIYTVTFNPAIDYVVRLDKALEVGEVNRAAGEDCVLGGKGINVSGVLHELGCESVALGFVAGETGAWLERGLAAQGLRTDFIHLDHGMTRINVKIKAGEETELNGAGPAIPASALHALEEKLDALTESDVLILAGSIPSSMPQDTYERLLARLDGKGVRCVVDATRALLANVLPYHPFLIKPNNHELGELVGRVLTGDEEITAAARALQTQGARNVLVSMAGDGALLVDETGAVHRIGCPKGRVINSVGAGDSMVAGFVAGYLQTGRYDDALRLGTACGSATAFSLGLAKKSEIDALLAAL; this is translated from the coding sequence ATGATCTATACCGTTACGTTCAATCCTGCTATCGACTACGTCGTCCGCCTGGACAAGGCTCTGGAAGTCGGCGAGGTGAACCGCGCCGCCGGGGAGGACTGTGTGCTGGGCGGCAAGGGCATCAATGTGTCCGGTGTGCTGCACGAGCTGGGCTGCGAGAGCGTGGCTCTGGGCTTCGTGGCCGGTGAGACCGGTGCCTGGCTGGAACGCGGTCTGGCCGCGCAGGGCCTGCGCACCGACTTCATTCATCTGGACCACGGCATGACCCGCATCAACGTGAAGATCAAAGCCGGGGAGGAGACCGAGCTGAACGGCGCAGGCCCCGCCATCCCGGCTTCGGCCCTGCACGCGCTGGAAGAAAAGCTCGATGCGCTGACCGAAAGCGATGTGCTCATCCTCGCAGGCAGCATCCCGTCCAGTATGCCGCAGGACACCTACGAGCGGCTGCTGGCCCGGCTGGACGGCAAGGGTGTGCGCTGTGTCGTGGACGCCACCCGCGCCCTGCTGGCAAACGTTCTGCCCTACCACCCCTTCCTCATCAAGCCGAACAACCACGAGCTGGGCGAGCTAGTGGGCAGAGTCCTGACCGGCGACGAGGAGATCACCGCCGCTGCCCGCGCCCTGCAAACGCAGGGTGCCCGGAACGTTCTGGTGAGTATGGCGGGCGATGGTGCTTTGCTGGTGGACGAGACCGGTGCCGTGCACCGCATCGGCTGCCCCAAGGGCAGGGTCATCAACAGCGTGGGCGCAGGCGACAGCATGGTAGCCGGCTTCGTGGCCGGATATTTGCAGACCGGCCGCTATGACGACGCCCTCCGCCTGGGCACCGCCTGCGGCAGCGCCACGGCGTTCAGCCTGGGGCTGGCCAAAAAATCGGAGATCGACGCACTGCTCGCAGCGCTCTGA
- a CDS encoding DeoR/GlpR family DNA-binding transcription regulator, with protein MLAEERFALILDLLARQRTATVQELCEALSASESTIRRDLNELDKLGKLNKVHGGATLPDSPFRTDEPTMAAKEELAVDQKHSIARAAAALIEPEDFIFLDAGSTTLAVARALTGPALHACYVTNGVAHARLLAQKGCRVFLPGGMLRPQTEAIIGATALSAIQQYNFTKAFMGANGVALEAGFTTPDPEEAAVKAAAVHRARETWFLVDDSKFAKVYPAVITDLHSGAILTNRCPNPKYRQFTLIKETES; from the coding sequence ATGTTGGCAGAAGAACGCTTCGCCCTCATCCTGGATCTGCTGGCCCGCCAGCGGACGGCTACGGTACAGGAGTTGTGCGAGGCCCTGAGCGCAAGCGAATCCACCATCCGGCGCGACCTGAACGAGCTGGACAAACTGGGCAAGCTGAACAAAGTCCACGGCGGTGCCACCCTGCCGGACAGCCCTTTCCGCACCGACGAACCCACCATGGCCGCCAAAGAAGAGCTGGCTGTGGACCAGAAACACAGCATCGCGCGGGCCGCAGCGGCCCTGATCGAGCCGGAGGATTTCATCTTTCTGGACGCCGGTTCCACCACACTGGCGGTGGCGCGGGCGCTGACCGGCCCGGCCCTGCATGCCTGCTATGTGACCAACGGCGTAGCCCATGCCCGGCTGCTGGCCCAGAAGGGCTGCCGGGTGTTCCTGCCCGGCGGAATGCTGCGACCCCAGACCGAAGCCATCATCGGGGCGACGGCGCTCAGCGCCATCCAGCAGTACAACTTCACCAAAGCGTTCATGGGGGCCAACGGCGTGGCGCTGGAGGCCGGGTTCACCACACCGGACCCGGAGGAAGCCGCTGTGAAGGCGGCTGCCGTCCACCGGGCGCGGGAGACCTGGTTCCTCGTGGATGACTCGAAGTTCGCCAAAGTCTACCCCGCCGTCATCACCGACCTGCACAGCGGTGCCATCCTGACCAACCGCTGCCCCAACCCCAAATACCGGCAATTCACTTTGATAAAGGAGACGGAATCATGA
- a CDS encoding Cof-type HAD-IIB family hydrolase, whose translation MKPRIIFFDIDGTLVPLKEGIRPRTVEALQKLRQNGIRLCIATGRTPMEMPKFEGVTFDALLTYNGSYCFTPERDIFKNLIPKEDIVTLRRNAAALGRPLALATDSRLVANGTEPDLEEYFAIGGVKLVVADDFDEVAQGEVFQVLMGGREEEYPAILNDVTHAKIAAWWDRAVDIIPANGGKGVAVEKVLEFYGIDKADSMAFGDGNNDIEMFGAVGTGVAMANASDRLKAVAADTCRDVKEDGVYWYCLEHELL comes from the coding sequence ATGAAGCCAAGGATCATCTTTTTTGACATTGACGGCACACTGGTGCCCCTGAAAGAGGGCATCCGCCCCAGAACGGTGGAAGCTCTGCAAAAACTGCGGCAGAACGGCATCAGGCTCTGCATTGCCACAGGCCGTACCCCCATGGAGATGCCGAAGTTCGAGGGGGTGACGTTTGATGCGCTCCTGACCTACAACGGCTCGTACTGTTTTACGCCGGAGCGCGATATTTTCAAGAACCTCATCCCAAAAGAGGACATTGTGACCCTCCGCCGGAATGCGGCTGCACTGGGGCGGCCCCTTGCACTGGCCACGGACAGCCGTCTGGTGGCCAACGGCACCGAACCAGACCTCGAAGAATATTTTGCCATCGGCGGGGTGAAGCTGGTCGTGGCCGACGACTTTGACGAGGTGGCGCAGGGCGAAGTCTTTCAGGTGCTGATGGGCGGCCGGGAGGAAGAGTATCCCGCCATCCTGAACGATGTCACCCATGCCAAGATCGCCGCCTGGTGGGACCGCGCAGTGGACATCATCCCGGCCAACGGCGGCAAGGGGGTCGCGGTGGAAAAGGTGCTGGAGTTTTACGGCATCGACAAGGCCGACAGCATGGCGTTTGGCGACGGCAACAACGACATCGAGATGTTCGGGGCCGTCGGCACCGGCGTTGCCATGGCCAATGCCTCTGACCGGCTGAAAGCCGTTGCCGCAGATACCTGCCGTGACGTAAAAGAGGACGGCGTTTACTGGTACTGTCTGGAACATGAACTGCTCTGA
- the gltA gene encoding NADPH-dependent glutamate synthase, which produces MAFNMDPKKCPMPTQDPNVRNKNFEEVALGYTAEMAVNEAKRCVHCKNKPCQTGCPVGIDIPEFIGHVAEGDFEAAYQVINRSSSLPAVCGRVCPQESQCEGKCTRGIKNEPVGIGRLERFVADWHRENVHTAPIVPESNGHKVAIIGAGPAGLTAAGDLAKLGYKVTVYEALHVAGGVLMYGIPEFRLPKAIVQQEIDGLKKMGVDFECNMVIGKVLTIDELMGEYGYEAVFVGSGAGLPRFMGIPGESLKGVYSANEFLTRSNLMKAYLPTSKTPIRAGKKVAVVGGGNVAMDAARSALRLGADTVYIVYRRGMAELPARKEEVEHAEEEGIIFKTLCNPVEILSDDEGFVKAITCVEMELGEPDASGRRRPIEKKGSEFTMDVDTVIMSLGTSPNPLIRSTTPGLETNKHGCIVTEGDEGKTSREGVYAGGDAVTGAATVIKAMGAGKAAAKAIDEYIQNK; this is translated from the coding sequence ATGGCTTTCAATATGGACCCGAAAAAGTGCCCCATGCCCACCCAGGACCCCAACGTCCGCAACAAGAACTTTGAGGAAGTTGCGCTGGGCTACACCGCCGAGATGGCTGTGAACGAGGCAAAGCGCTGTGTGCACTGCAAGAACAAGCCCTGCCAGACCGGCTGCCCGGTCGGCATCGACATTCCGGAATTCATCGGCCATGTGGCCGAGGGCGACTTTGAGGCCGCGTATCAGGTCATCAACCGCTCTTCTTCCCTGCCCGCCGTCTGCGGCCGTGTCTGCCCGCAGGAGAGCCAGTGTGAGGGCAAGTGCACCCGCGGCATCAAGAACGAGCCGGTGGGCATCGGCCGCCTGGAGCGCTTCGTGGCCGACTGGCACCGTGAGAACGTCCACACTGCTCCCATCGTGCCCGAATCCAACGGTCACAAGGTCGCCATCATCGGCGCAGGCCCTGCCGGTCTGACCGCCGCAGGCGACCTGGCAAAGCTGGGCTATAAGGTCACTGTGTACGAGGCCCTGCATGTGGCAGGCGGTGTGCTGATGTACGGCATCCCTGAGTTCCGTCTGCCCAAGGCCATCGTCCAGCAGGAGATCGACGGCCTGAAGAAGATGGGCGTGGACTTCGAGTGCAACATGGTCATCGGCAAAGTCCTGACCATCGACGAGCTGATGGGCGAGTACGGCTATGAGGCTGTCTTCGTGGGTTCCGGTGCCGGTCTGCCCCGCTTCATGGGCATCCCCGGCGAGAGCCTGAAGGGTGTGTACTCCGCCAACGAGTTCCTGACCCGCTCCAACCTGATGAAGGCATATCTGCCCACCAGCAAGACCCCCATCCGCGCCGGCAAGAAGGTCGCCGTCGTCGGCGGCGGCAACGTTGCCATGGACGCCGCCCGCAGCGCCCTGCGCCTGGGTGCCGACACCGTCTACATCGTCTACCGCCGCGGCATGGCTGAGCTGCCTGCCCGGAAGGAGGAGGTCGAACACGCCGAGGAAGAGGGCATCATCTTCAAGACCCTGTGCAACCCCGTGGAAATCCTCTCCGACGACGAGGGCTTCGTCAAGGCCATCACCTGCGTGGAGATGGAGCTGGGCGAGCCCGATGCGTCCGGCCGCCGCCGCCCCATCGAGAAGAAGGGCAGCGAGTTCACCATGGATGTGGACACCGTCATCATGAGCCTGGGCACCAGCCCCAACCCGCTCATCCGCTCCACCACCCCCGGTCTGGAGACCAACAAGCACGGCTGCATCGTCACCGAAGGCGATGAGGGCAAGACCAGCCGTGAGGGCGTGTATGCCGGCGGCGACGCCGTGACCGGTGCCGCCACCGTCATCAAGGCCATGGGTGCCGGCAAAGCTGCCGCCAAGGCCATCGATGAATACATTCAGAATAAGTAA
- a CDS encoding sulfide/dihydroorotate dehydrogenase-like FAD/NAD-binding protein: MYKITEKVALNPTVTKMVIEAPLIAKKAKPGQFIIVRPFEDSERIPLTVAGYDREKGTVDIIFQIVGGTTMELNSLNAGDSVHDFVGPLGRATETEGLKKVCVVGGGVGCAIALPIARELHEQGCVVHSVVGFRSKDLLILEDEFRACSDELRIMTDDGSYGTKGVVTAALDELVAAGNQYDLVITIGPLIMMKFVVKTCQKHGLKSIVSMNPIMIDGTGMCGGCRLTVGGETKFACVDGPDFDGDLVDFDEAMARGTMYRPFEAKAREKACNLFKTEEAK, from the coding sequence ATGTACAAGATCACAGAAAAAGTCGCGCTGAACCCCACCGTGACGAAGATGGTCATTGAAGCCCCGCTCATTGCCAAAAAGGCAAAGCCGGGCCAGTTCATCATTGTGCGCCCGTTCGAGGACAGCGAGCGCATCCCCCTGACCGTGGCCGGTTACGACCGCGAAAAGGGCACCGTGGACATCATCTTCCAGATCGTCGGCGGCACCACCATGGAGTTGAACAGCCTGAACGCAGGCGACAGCGTCCACGACTTCGTCGGCCCGCTGGGCCGCGCCACCGAGACCGAGGGCCTGAAGAAGGTCTGTGTCGTGGGCGGCGGCGTCGGCTGCGCCATCGCTCTGCCCATTGCCCGCGAGCTGCACGAGCAGGGCTGTGTGGTCCACAGCGTCGTTGGCTTCCGCAGCAAGGACCTGCTCATCCTCGAAGACGAGTTCCGGGCCTGCAGCGATGAGCTGCGCATCATGACCGACGACGGCAGCTACGGCACCAAGGGTGTCGTGACCGCTGCGCTGGACGAGCTGGTGGCCGCCGGGAACCAGTACGACCTGGTCATCACCATCGGCCCGCTCATTATGATGAAATTCGTGGTCAAGACCTGCCAGAAGCACGGCCTGAAGAGCATCGTTTCCATGAACCCCATCATGATCGACGGCACCGGCATGTGCGGCGGCTGCCGCCTGACCGTGGGCGGCGAGACCAAGTTTGCCTGCGTGGACGGCCCCGACTTTGACGGCGACCTGGTGGATTTCGACGAGGCCATGGCCCGCGGCACCATGTACCGCCCCTTTGAGGCCAAGGCCCGCGAAAAGGCCTGCAATCTGTTCAAGACTGAGGAGGCAAAGTAA
- a CDS encoding ABC transporter ATP-binding protein, which yields MIFGKYINRYYLRHAPALLLGLAALLTVDYIQLLIPQLYRLVINGMNLGQVVVGGETLAFTKEVLLQHICRPMIWIVVLMVIGRFLWRVCFFGSAVRVTADLRERMFDHSRKLSQQYYQVNKVGNLMSLYTNDLDTIQECFGDGVLMFFDALTLGLLALYKMWRMDVRLTMLALIPALIMFVIGTLMSQVMTRRWEERQQAFSDLSDFAQENFSGIAVIKAFVKELKELLAFRKLNKENEEINVTYTKIATLLEVLVTLFVESVICIILGYGGYLVYCGRFNAGQLVEYIGYFEAIVWPIMAVSMLIEKTSRGKASLNRITELLDAPIDVADRPGVSDLKDPKGAIEFRDLTFRYPDGEFDVLKNISFKIEPGESVGIVGKTGAGKTALVDLLLRTYNVPDGTLFVDGQDVNRVSIHSMRNACAYVPQENFLFSDTIAHNIAFGVDDATQEDIERAASLADVRDNIVDFKDGYETVLGERGVTVSGGQKQRISIARALLKDAPILILDDSVSAVDTRTEKIILDNLKASRAGKTTLLIAHRISTVERLDKIIFLEDGCVEAVGPHDALYASCGEYRRMVDLQRLEDETGGDEA from the coding sequence ATGATCTTTGGCAAGTATATCAACCGCTACTATCTCAGGCACGCCCCGGCGCTGCTGCTGGGGCTTGCAGCGCTGCTGACGGTGGACTACATCCAGCTGCTCATCCCGCAGCTGTACCGCCTGGTCATCAACGGCATGAACCTGGGGCAGGTGGTGGTGGGTGGCGAGACGCTGGCCTTCACCAAAGAGGTGCTGCTGCAGCACATCTGCCGGCCCATGATCTGGATCGTGGTCCTGATGGTCATCGGGCGCTTTTTGTGGCGCGTCTGCTTCTTCGGCTCGGCCGTGCGGGTCACGGCAGACCTGCGCGAGCGGATGTTCGACCACAGCCGCAAGCTCTCGCAGCAGTATTATCAGGTGAACAAGGTCGGCAACCTGATGAGCCTTTATACCAACGACCTCGACACCATCCAGGAGTGCTTCGGCGACGGTGTGCTGATGTTCTTTGACGCGCTGACGCTGGGCCTGCTGGCTCTGTATAAGATGTGGCGGATGGACGTCCGGCTGACGATGCTCGCCCTCATCCCGGCCCTTATCATGTTCGTCATCGGTACGCTGATGAGCCAGGTGATGACCCGGCGCTGGGAGGAACGCCAGCAGGCCTTCTCGGATCTCTCCGACTTTGCACAGGAGAACTTCTCCGGCATCGCAGTCATCAAGGCTTTCGTCAAGGAGCTGAAAGAGCTGCTGGCCTTCCGGAAGCTAAACAAGGAGAACGAGGAGATCAACGTCACTTACACCAAGATCGCCACCCTGCTGGAAGTCCTCGTGACCCTCTTCGTCGAGTCGGTCATCTGCATCATCCTGGGCTACGGCGGCTATCTGGTCTACTGCGGCCGGTTCAATGCAGGCCAGCTCGTGGAGTACATCGGCTACTTCGAAGCCATCGTCTGGCCCATCATGGCCGTGTCCATGCTCATCGAGAAGACCTCCCGCGGTAAGGCGTCCCTCAACCGGATCACCGAGCTGCTGGATGCTCCCATCGACGTGGCCGACCGCCCCGGTGTGTCCGACCTGAAGGACCCGAAGGGCGCCATCGAGTTCCGGGACCTGACCTTCCGCTACCCAGACGGCGAGTTCGACGTGCTCAAGAACATTTCCTTCAAAATTGAACCCGGCGAGAGCGTGGGCATCGTGGGCAAGACCGGTGCGGGCAAGACCGCGCTGGTGGACTTGCTGCTCCGCACCTACAATGTGCCGGACGGCACCCTCTTCGTGGATGGGCAGGATGTGAACCGCGTGTCTATCCACTCGATGCGCAATGCCTGCGCCTATGTGCCGCAGGAGAACTTCCTCTTCTCAGACACCATCGCCCACAACATCGCATTCGGCGTGGATGACGCCACCCAGGAGGACATCGAGCGGGCCGCCAGCCTGGCCGATGTGCGGGACAACATCGTGGACTTCAAGGACGGCTACGAGACCGTCCTCGGCGAACGCGGCGTCACCGTTTCCGGCGGGCAGAAGCAGCGCATCTCCATTGCGCGCGCCCTGCTGAAGGATGCGCCCATCCTCATTCTGGACGACTCCGTCTCGGCGGTGGATACCCGGACGGAGAAGATCATTCTGGACAACCTGAAGGCCAGCCGGGCAGGGAAGACCACCCTGCTCATTGCCCACCGCATTTCCACGGTGGAGCGGCTGGATAAGATCATCTTCCTCGAAGACGGCTGCGTCGAGGCCGTTGGCCCCCACGACGCACTCTATGCCTCCTGCGGGGAATACCGCCGCATGGTCGATCTGCAGCGGCTGGAAGACGAAACGGGAGGTGACGAGGCATGA
- a CDS encoding ABC transporter ATP-binding protein produces MSWNPLLLVGAVIGVITALLIAAYVGVKDKKTSMGFERNMDDGEILRRLAGYARPYLGRFVLVGFLMLFSIAYDIVSPLIVGSIEELVVGEFELNALFAGVAVYAGVLVFSMASTYLQAVILQRVGQRIISDLREDLFTHIESLSHEQLNEIPVGKLVTRVTNDTNAISMMFTNLLVQLTKNCFVILGILTAMICLNYELTLMVLCFVPFIVIFTVIFRKFSRRANRKLKDATTDINTYLSENLSGIKVTQIFGREDEKMETFRKKSETLARANQEQIFVFSVFRPLVYMLYIGSILCLFYLGGMGHLNNVSFLGQTLSGGTVVAFYMYISKFFTPIQNLAEQFNWLQSALASSEKVFSIMDLQPKMVDAPDAIELDEVKGEIEFRDVWFRYVPGEWVLQGVSFHVDPRETVAFVGSTGSGKSTILSLICRNYEFQKGEILIDGIDIRKIKISSLRRHFGQMLQDVFLFSGTIRSNIVLREEGISDDEILEVCRYVNADKFIAKLDHGLDEEVRERGNNFSAGQRQLLSFARTIIHKPSVMILDEATANIDTETELLIQDSLEKMRTVGTMLIVAHRLSTIQHADNIIVLSHGKILEQGTHQQLLANHGRYYQLYTLQYHKEQLSQ; encoded by the coding sequence ATGAGCTGGAATCCGCTTTTGCTGGTGGGCGCGGTCATCGGCGTCATCACCGCGCTGCTCATCGCTGCCTATGTCGGCGTGAAGGATAAGAAGACCTCCATGGGCTTCGAGCGCAACATGGACGACGGTGAGATCCTGCGCCGCCTGGCCGGGTATGCCCGGCCCTATCTGGGCCGGTTCGTCCTCGTGGGCTTTCTGATGCTCTTCTCCATCGCCTACGACATCGTTTCGCCCCTTATCGTCGGCTCCATCGAAGAACTGGTCGTCGGCGAGTTTGAGCTGAACGCCCTCTTTGCGGGAGTGGCCGTGTATGCGGGCGTGCTGGTCTTTTCCATGGCCAGCACCTATTTGCAGGCCGTGATCTTGCAGCGGGTGGGCCAGCGCATCATTTCCGACCTGCGCGAGGACCTCTTCACCCACATCGAGTCCCTCTCCCATGAGCAGCTGAACGAGATCCCCGTGGGCAAGCTGGTCACTCGTGTGACCAACGACACCAACGCCATCTCCATGATGTTCACCAACCTGCTGGTGCAGCTGACCAAGAACTGCTTCGTCATCCTGGGCATCCTCACCGCGATGATCTGCCTGAACTACGAGCTGACCCTGATGGTACTCTGCTTTGTGCCTTTCATCGTCATCTTCACGGTCATCTTCCGCAAATTCTCCCGCCGGGCCAACCGCAAGCTCAAGGACGCCACCACCGACATCAACACCTATCTGTCCGAGAACCTGTCCGGCATCAAGGTGACGCAGATCTTTGGCCGGGAGGACGAGAAGATGGAGACCTTCCGGAAAAAGAGCGAGACTCTTGCCAGAGCCAATCAGGAGCAGATCTTTGTCTTCAGCGTGTTCCGCCCGCTGGTCTACATGCTCTACATCGGCTCCATCCTCTGCCTGTTCTATCTGGGCGGCATGGGCCACCTGAACAATGTCAGCTTTCTGGGGCAGACCCTTTCCGGCGGAACGGTCGTTGCCTTTTATATGTACATCTCCAAGTTCTTCACCCCCATCCAGAATCTGGCCGAGCAGTTCAACTGGCTGCAGTCGGCGCTGGCCTCGTCGGAGAAGGTCTTCTCCATCATGGACTTGCAGCCGAAGATGGTGGATGCCCCCGATGCCATCGAGCTGGACGAGGTGAAGGGCGAGATCGAGTTCCGCGACGTCTGGTTCAGATATGTCCCCGGCGAGTGGGTGCTGCAGGGCGTCTCCTTTCACGTTGACCCCCGCGAGACGGTGGCTTTTGTTGGCTCTACCGGCTCCGGAAAAAGCACGATCCTGTCCCTCATCTGCCGCAACTACGAGTTCCAGAAGGGTGAGATCTTGATCGACGGCATCGACATCCGCAAGATCAAAATTTCCTCGCTGCGCCGCCACTTCGGCCAGATGCTGCAAGATGTGTTCCTCTTCTCCGGCACCATCCGCAGCAACATCGTCCTGCGGGAAGAGGGCATTTCGGACGACGAGATCCTGGAGGTCTGCCGCTACGTCAACGCCGACAAGTTCATCGCAAAGCTCGACCACGGCCTGGACGAGGAAGTCCGCGAGCGCGGCAACAACTTCTCGGCCGGTCAGCGCCAGCTGCTCAGCTTTGCCCGCACCATCATCCACAAGCCCAGCGTGATGATCCTGGACGAGGCCACCGCCAACATCGACACCGAGACCGAGCTGCTCATCCAGGACTCGCTGGAAAAGATGCGCACCGTCGGCACCATGCTCATCGTGGCGCACCGCCTGTCCACCATCCAGCATGCGGACAACATCATCGTCCTCTCCCACGGCAAGATTCTGGAGCAGGGCACCCATCAGCAGCTTCTGGCCAACCACGGTCGGTACTATCAGCTCTATACGCTGCAGTACCACAAAGAGCAGCTGAGCCAGTGA
- a CDS encoding HD-GYP domain-containing protein: MKRSFFPFFLQTIRIHYQDPELALYTKGVLGLLWLVQLPVALWYGAPAQVYALLGAMLLAIGVDLVPFPRQHSRADDYVTSAVMLVCCFVLFWKASIGYFSVFFLLIYLFCNVFILGIAGSAPFSLLGLTGVMLCLRGVLVADPAARYGADFVPRLPFLFLCILGIAYIITFFIQRYWVEKLQQHVILQARMDAERARLSEMSLKVITAMYSALSSKVPEVDLHCEQVAALTQELARRMGLDETACRDGYYAGLLHEVGAVGLPDAVLQNRQLTEEQFQLYQTYVERGYAIILQLQIVDRVAETVRFHREWYDGTGYCTGLRGEEIPLLARILAVADFTDRHRRWDETDAEIAATLTARAGTEFDPVCVEAMKTLLQ; the protein is encoded by the coding sequence ATGAAACGCTCGTTTTTTCCCTTTTTTCTCCAGACCATCCGCATCCACTACCAGGACCCGGAGCTGGCACTCTATACCAAAGGGGTCTTGGGGCTGCTCTGGCTGGTGCAGCTGCCGGTGGCGCTGTGGTATGGAGCTCCGGCCCAGGTCTACGCCCTGCTTGGAGCCATGCTGTTGGCCATCGGCGTCGATCTGGTCCCTTTCCCCCGCCAACACAGCCGCGCGGACGATTACGTCACCTCTGCCGTGATGCTCGTCTGCTGTTTTGTGCTATTCTGGAAGGCTTCCATCGGGTATTTCAGCGTCTTTTTCCTGCTCATCTACCTGTTCTGCAACGTGTTCATCCTGGGCATCGCGGGCAGTGCTCCCTTCAGTCTGCTGGGGCTGACGGGCGTCATGCTCTGCCTGCGGGGTGTCCTTGTGGCAGACCCCGCCGCCCGCTATGGGGCGGATTTTGTGCCCCGCCTGCCCTTCCTGTTCCTCTGCATTCTGGGCATCGCCTACATCATCACCTTCTTCATCCAGCGCTACTGGGTGGAAAAGCTGCAGCAGCATGTCATTCTGCAGGCGCGCATGGATGCCGAGCGGGCCAGGCTCTCGGAGATGTCGCTCAAGGTCATCACGGCCATGTACAGCGCCCTCAGCTCCAAAGTGCCGGAAGTGGACCTGCACTGCGAACAGGTGGCCGCGCTGACGCAGGAGCTTGCCCGTCGGATGGGTCTGGACGAAACGGCCTGCCGGGACGGCTACTATGCGGGCCTGCTGCATGAGGTGGGGGCCGTCGGCCTGCCGGACGCTGTGCTGCAGAACCGGCAGCTGACCGAGGAGCAGTTCCAGCTTTACCAGACCTATGTAGAGCGGGGCTATGCCATCATTTTGCAGCTTCAGATCGTAGACCGGGTGGCCGAGACGGTACGCTTCCACCGGGAGTGGTACGACGGCACCGGCTACTGCACCGGCCTGCGGGGCGAGGAGATTCCCCTGCTGGCCCGCATCCTTGCCGTGGCGGACTTCACCGACCGCCACCGCCGCTGGGACGAGACGGACGCCGAGATCGCCGCGACACTCACCGCCCGCGCCGGGACGGAGTTCGACCCGGTGTGTGTCGAAGCAATGAAAACTCTGCTGCAATGA
- a CDS encoding HD-GYP domain-containing protein, producing the protein MFQRIRDLVADVCRYEETAPINSVCMRCILLWSAVVLVMLNLSCNSFDRPIVFVSTVFICLTLCGVSLLLSHVRHPKRTVLAGAVLIVLMGLGCLVSNENNGFQTLWLFLLPAILLIQLGLKQAVPICSAYGLCAMVLLWGSPERLANAYPKDYRIYYPVFYWEFLLAMVVADLFYKSYRIRREQTEQEMEAEVQATMGKAQKLILSSVAAINQMIDEKDHYTSEHSRRVAQYSRIIAKHLDPTLSEEELERLYRSALLHDIGKIAVPDAILNKSSRLTDAEADVMRQHTLWGKKILAGLEFLPQADLGASYHHERYDGTGYPAGLMGEDLPRMVWVIAAADALDAMSSNRCYRKRCDLDYILSEFERGRGTQFSPEVADAVIDLLKTGGIPLA; encoded by the coding sequence ATGTTCCAACGAATCCGCGATCTGGTCGCCGATGTCTGCCGCTACGAAGAAACGGCCCCCATCAACAGTGTCTGTATGCGCTGCATCCTGCTCTGGTCTGCGGTGGTGCTGGTGATGCTGAACCTGAGCTGCAACAGCTTTGACCGCCCCATCGTCTTTGTCTCCACCGTGTTTATCTGCCTGACGCTGTGCGGGGTATCGCTGCTGCTCTCCCATGTGCGGCACCCGAAGCGCACCGTCCTTGCGGGGGCCGTTCTCATCGTTCTGATGGGTCTGGGCTGCCTTGTCTCGAACGAAAACAACGGCTTCCAGACCCTGTGGCTCTTCCTGCTGCCCGCCATCCTGCTCATCCAGCTGGGCCTGAAGCAGGCGGTGCCGATCTGCTCGGCCTATGGGCTGTGCGCCATGGTACTGCTCTGGGGCTCCCCGGAGCGGCTGGCCAACGCCTACCCCAAGGATTACCGCATCTACTACCCGGTCTTCTACTGGGAGTTCCTGCTGGCCATGGTGGTGGCCGACCTGTTTTATAAATCCTACCGCATCCGCCGGGAGCAGACCGAGCAGGAGATGGAGGCCGAAGTGCAGGCCACCATGGGCAAGGCACAAAAGCTGATCCTCAGCTCGGTGGCCGCCATCAACCAGATGATCGACGAAAAGGACCACTACACCTCCGAACACTCCCGCCGGGTGGCGCAGTATTCCCGCATCATTGCAAAGCATCTGGACCCCACTCTCTCCGAAGAGGAGTTGGAGCGGCTTTACCGGAGCGCCCTGCTCCACGACATCGGCAAGATCGCCGTGCCGGATGCCATCCTCAACAAATCCAGCCGCCTGACGGATGCGGAGGCCGATGTGATGCGGCAGCATACCCTGTGGGGCAAAAAAATACTGGCCGGGCTGGAATTTCTGCCCCAGGCCGACCTGGGGGCCAGCTACCACCACGAGCGGTACGACGGCACCGGCTACCCCGCCGGGCTGATGGGCGAAGATCTGCCCCGCATGGTGTGGGTCATCGCCGCAGCCGACGCACTGGACGCCATGAGCTCCAATCGCTGCTACCGCAAGCGCTGCGACCTCGACTACATCCTCTCTGAATTTGAACGGGGCCGCGGCACCCAGTTTTCGCCCGAAGTGGCCGATGCGGTCATCGACCTGCTGAAGACCGGCGGCATCCCGCTGGCCTGA